In Rhinatrema bivittatum chromosome 1, aRhiBiv1.1, whole genome shotgun sequence, a single genomic region encodes these proteins:
- the TMEM215 gene encoding transmembrane protein 215 translates to MRQDDINPRTGLVVALVSIFLVFGFMFTVSGMKGETLGDIPLLAIGPAICLPGVAAIVLAKKTDGCTKWPYHQCACCKHTKDKEGVELLATPSDLESGKGSSNELDKKGGSKNRSIGKEDSSLSTITVPAESRSLLQKVDQDEVLHYLEDCHPANALAVSDVSSSCVFETVCSPTDKVIYTAAEGRIVFAPSGTGAYSHRENSPYERYSCYINPRDANWDQETIV, encoded by the coding sequence ATGAGGCAAGATGACATTAACCCTAGGACTGGACTGGTGGTGGCATTGGTCAGTATCTTCCTTGTTTTTGGCTTCATGTTTACTGTTTCTGGAATGAAAGGGGAAACCCTGGGAGACATCCCCCTGCTCGCAATAGGGCCAGCCATCTGTTTACCAGGGGTGGCAGCTATTGTCCTAGCTAAGAAGACTGACGGGTGTACCAAGTGGCCCTATCACCAGTGTGCCTGCTGTAAACACACAAAGGACAAAGAAGGTGTGGAACTGTTGGCCACGCCATCGGACCTGGAATCAGGCAAAGGGAGCTCAAATGAGCTGGACAAAAAGGGAGGCTCGAAGAACAGATCCATCGGGAAAGAAGATAGCTCTCTGTCAACTATCACCGTCCCGGCAGAATCCAGGAGCCTGCTCCAAAAGGTGGACCAGGATGAGGTGCTGCATTACCtggaggactgccatcctgcaaATGCACTAGCTGTGAGTGATGTCAGTTCCTCCTGTGTCTTCGAGACAGTGTGCTCTCCAACGGACAAGGTTATCTACACTGCTGCCGAGGGCAGGATTGTGTTTGCACCAAGTGGCACTGGTGCCTATTCTCACAGGGAAAATAGCCCTTATGAAAGATACAGCTGCTATATAAATCCCAGAGATGCCAACTGGGATCAAGAGACAATAGTTTAA